In Kaistella faecalis, a genomic segment contains:
- a CDS encoding four helix bundle protein produces the protein MAIIKSLSVLPYSDDVSVIRKQIYRSSTSVAANYRAVGRARSQKEKFSKLCIVVEEADETQFWLEIIQELEYLDSLNLEPLKIECDEIVKVMSSYKKKMSDQNNFL, from the coding sequence GTGGCAATTATTAAAAGCCTTTCTGTTTTGCCTTATTCAGATGACGTTTCTGTGATTAGGAAGCAAATTTACCGTTCTTCAACCTCTGTTGCAGCAAACTACAGAGCAGTTGGGAGAGCTAGATCCCAGAAAGAAAAATTCTCTAAGTTATGTATTGTTGTGGAGGAGGCTGATGAAACACAATTCTGGCTAGAAATAATTCAGGAATTAGAATATCTTGATTCACTGAATCTTGAACCGTTAAAAATAGAATGTGATGAAATTGTAAAAGTGATGAGCAGTTACAAAAAGAAAATGTCAGATCAAAATAATTTCCTTTAA
- the coaD gene encoding pantetheine-phosphate adenylyltransferase — protein MRVAVFPGSFDPITLGHYDIVERAAPLFDKIIIAIGQNSQKKYMFSLEQRVEFIKKTFEKFPHVEVDHFEGLTIDYCHSKNVNFILRGLRNPADFEFEKAIAQTNRELTKQNQIETIFLLTSAGKSFISSSIVREIINFGGNYELLVPDTVRVNISDE, from the coding sequence ATGAGAGTCGCTGTTTTTCCGGGTTCGTTTGACCCGATTACACTTGGGCATTACGATATTGTGGAAAGAGCAGCGCCTCTTTTTGATAAGATTATTATTGCTATCGGTCAGAATTCACAGAAAAAATATATGTTTTCACTGGAACAAAGGGTAGAATTCATTAAAAAAACCTTTGAAAAATTTCCCCATGTGGAAGTAGACCATTTTGAAGGGTTGACTATTGATTACTGCCACAGCAAAAATGTAAACTTTATTCTGCGCGGACTGAGAAATCCCGCAGATTTTGAGTTTGAAAAAGCGATCGCCCAAACTAACCGGGAACTGACCAAGCAGAATCAGATCGAAACCATCTTCCTTTTAACATCAGCCGGCAAATCATTCATCAGCAGCAGTATCGTAAGGGAAATTATCAATTTCGGTGGAAATTATGAACTCCTTGTGCCTGACACGGTACGGGTTAATATTAGTGATGAGTAA
- a CDS encoding D-alanine--D-alanine ligase — protein sequence MKKKNVAVVMGGYSDEYKVSLKSGQLIYDSLDRDLYNVYKVVILKEEWYFVDDRDQNLPINKADFSVTMESDFKVKFDVCFNIIHGKPGENGELQAYWDTIGQKYTGCGFYQSALTFNKKDTLAVLSKYGIPSAKSVYLRKGDDFNADQIMEELELPLFVKPNQSGSSLGITKVKDKSEFPKAVDFAFAEDDEILIESFLNGMEVSVGVVDFNGETIVLGITEIVPHKEFFDYEAKYEGASEEITPARIDEETRIKVEEIAKKAYNSLGMSGFSRSEFIIMNGIPYMLEMNTNPGFSPASILPQQAKIYGISIKDLCGNEVEKALAKK from the coding sequence ATGAAAAAGAAAAATGTAGCCGTCGTGATGGGTGGTTATTCCGACGAGTACAAGGTTTCCCTGAAAAGCGGGCAGCTTATTTACGACTCACTCGACCGCGACCTATATAATGTTTATAAAGTCGTGATTCTGAAAGAGGAATGGTATTTTGTAGATGACAGAGACCAGAACCTTCCCATCAACAAGGCAGATTTTTCCGTCACCATGGAAAGTGATTTCAAAGTTAAATTTGATGTCTGTTTCAACATTATTCACGGGAAACCGGGAGAAAATGGCGAGCTTCAGGCGTATTGGGACACCATCGGTCAGAAATATACCGGCTGCGGTTTTTACCAGAGTGCATTAACATTCAATAAAAAAGATACCCTTGCGGTATTGTCAAAATACGGAATTCCTTCCGCAAAAAGTGTTTATTTAAGAAAAGGAGATGATTTCAATGCAGATCAGATCATGGAGGAATTAGAACTCCCGCTTTTTGTAAAGCCTAACCAAAGCGGTTCTTCGCTTGGAATCACAAAGGTAAAAGACAAGTCGGAATTCCCGAAAGCAGTAGATTTTGCCTTTGCTGAAGACGACGAAATTTTAATTGAAAGTTTCCTGAACGGAATGGAGGTTTCTGTGGGGGTGGTAGATTTCAACGGCGAAACAATTGTGCTGGGAATTACCGAAATTGTTCCGCATAAAGAATTTTTCGACTACGAAGCGAAGTACGAAGGTGCATCTGAAGAAATTACGCCCGCCAGAATTGATGAAGAAACACGCATAAAAGTGGAAGAGATTGCTAAAAAAGCCTATAATTCTTTAGGAATGAGTGGTTTTTCCCGAAGCGAATTTATTATTATGAACGGGATTCCGTATATGCTGGAAATGAATACCAATCCTGGATTTTCACCGGCTTCAATCCTGCCGCAACAGGCAAAAATCTACGGAATTTCGATTAAGGATTTGTGCGGAAATGAAGTTGAAAAAGCTTTGGCAAAAAAATAA
- the lpxK gene encoding tetraacyldisaccharide 4'-kinase, with protein MKRWYLYPFSLGYHFVTSVRNLMYDWGISKSTKFKTPIINVGNLSVGGSGKSPMVMYLAELLSKNYRTGVLSRGYGRLTKGYGITNYDSNYKTVGDEAMQLFERFKNRFVIGVSEERVPGAKKMIDDMDLDVLILDDAYQHRKIKPGFSILMMDYNDPYFKDFLLPAGDLRESRSGASRSQIIMVSKCPEDLTEEKKQYYISRIKPQHYQKVFFSGIGYDENIYSKDKMLPDNNLSYYDILLITGIANPKPLINHLAKFSQRVKHLKFKDHHNFSDQDIKNIVAEYKKLGEYKIILTTEKDYVRLKTFDYLRDLVYYWPINVNIDKKEEFNKTVMTYLENNRL; from the coding sequence ATGAAAAGATGGTATCTCTACCCTTTTTCCCTTGGTTATCATTTCGTAACGAGTGTCAGGAACTTAATGTATGATTGGGGAATCTCTAAATCAACCAAATTTAAAACTCCGATCATCAATGTCGGAAACCTTTCTGTGGGCGGAAGCGGAAAATCGCCAATGGTGATGTACCTTGCTGAACTCCTTTCCAAAAATTACAGAACCGGTGTCCTGTCTCGCGGTTACGGAAGACTGACCAAAGGTTACGGTATTACCAATTACGACAGCAATTATAAAACGGTGGGCGACGAGGCGATGCAGCTATTCGAACGTTTCAAAAACCGCTTTGTAATCGGTGTTTCTGAAGAGAGAGTTCCGGGCGCAAAAAAGATGATTGATGATATGGATTTGGATGTGCTTATTCTGGACGATGCCTATCAGCACCGCAAAATAAAACCCGGATTCAGTATTCTGATGATGGATTATAATGATCCGTATTTTAAAGACTTTCTGCTTCCGGCAGGTGATTTACGCGAAAGCCGGAGCGGCGCCTCAAGATCGCAGATCATTATGGTTTCTAAATGTCCCGAGGATTTAACTGAGGAAAAGAAACAGTATTATATTTCGAGAATTAAGCCCCAGCATTACCAGAAAGTATTTTTCTCCGGCATTGGCTACGACGAGAATATTTACAGCAAAGACAAAATGCTGCCGGATAACAATCTGAGTTATTACGATATCCTGCTGATAACCGGAATTGCGAATCCAAAACCCCTCATCAATCATCTCGCAAAATTCTCCCAAAGGGTGAAGCATCTTAAATTTAAAGATCATCACAATTTCAGCGATCAGGACATTAAGAATATTGTGGCAGAGTACAAAAAATTAGGTGAATACAAAATCATCCTCACTACCGAGAAAGATTATGTAAGGCTTAAAACCTTTGATTATCTGCGTGATCTGGTTTATTACTGGCCAATTAATGTAAACATTGATAAAAAAGAGGAGTTCAATAAAACTGTAATGACTTACCTAGAGAACAACAGATTGTAA
- a CDS encoding T9SS type A sorting domain-containing protein, with amino-acid sequence MKRKLLLILSSFCACILIGAQYSSGAPFLVGTTGVSVKMETKPTMVRLTLSGPSNSFLGLGAGDEGMASGADGFIYNSASARDYTFNGVGVTPSADAVQDWTVTSNTISGSTRTVVATRSLSGGAGDAPIPNAAGTVNVFVARGDGTLTLSYHGAGNRDYATLVMSYDAALAADDVNLQGKIMMYPNPSKGTVNFKNSESIKSILVYDSTGRFIVSPKLKNSGIDLNRLSPGTYFLEIEANDGVKSFEKLIKN; translated from the coding sequence ATGAAAAGAAAACTTTTACTTATTTTATCAAGTTTTTGTGCCTGTATTTTAATCGGTGCACAATACAGTTCAGGAGCACCTTTCCTCGTTGGAACTACAGGGGTTTCTGTAAAGATGGAAACAAAGCCAACTATGGTAAGACTCACACTTTCAGGCCCCAGTAACTCGTTTCTGGGACTCGGAGCTGGAGATGAAGGTATGGCATCAGGAGCCGACGGATTTATTTACAACTCCGCTTCTGCAAGGGACTATACATTCAACGGAGTTGGTGTAACGCCATCAGCAGATGCTGTTCAGGACTGGACAGTAACTTCGAATACCATTTCAGGAAGTACAAGGACTGTTGTTGCGACCAGAAGTCTCTCAGGTGGGGCCGGCGATGCACCCATTCCCAATGCGGCTGGAACGGTAAATGTATTTGTTGCGAGAGGGGATGGTACGCTTACACTTTCCTATCACGGCGCAGGGAACAGGGATTATGCGACTTTGGTAATGAGCTATGATGCTGCACTGGCGGCGGATGATGTTAATCTGCAGGGAAAAATTATGATGTATCCTAACCCATCAAAAGGAACAGTGAATTTCAAAAACTCCGAAAGTATTAAATCCATTCTTGTTTACGATAGTACCGGAAGGTTTATTGTATCTCCGAAACTTAAAAACAGCGGCATCGATTTAAACAGATTAAGTCCCGGTACTTATTTTCTGGAAATTGAAGCAAATGATGGCGTGAAATCTTTTGAAAAATTAATTAAGAATTAA
- a CDS encoding ankyrin repeat domain-containing protein, which produces MKTALSLIILLIGVMLINAQQKDVFDVARSGTVEEMQQLLKQNPDVINSTNSMGFSPLILACYRGNTNVAKFLIQHVKDINYKSPEGTALAGLCIRYHKELAEALLAKKADPNIADANGTTPLIWAVKTGNEELVKMLLQYGAKKEQPDHMGIKPFEYAVQTQRENIINLLKMQ; this is translated from the coding sequence ATGAAAACCGCTCTTTCTTTAATCATACTACTGATAGGCGTAATGTTGATAAACGCTCAGCAGAAAGATGTTTTTGATGTAGCGAGATCCGGAACAGTAGAAGAAATGCAACAGCTGCTTAAACAAAACCCGGATGTGATTAACAGCACAAATTCTATGGGTTTTTCTCCCTTGATTCTGGCCTGCTACCGTGGCAATACCAATGTTGCAAAATTTTTGATTCAGCATGTAAAAGATATCAATTACAAAAGTCCTGAGGGGACCGCTCTAGCAGGTTTGTGTATCAGGTATCATAAGGAACTTGCTGAAGCACTTCTGGCTAAAAAAGCTGATCCGAATATTGCAGATGCCAATGGCACTACACCGCTCATCTGGGCAGTAAAAACAGGAAACGAAGAGTTGGTGAAAATGCTGCTGCAGTACGGCGCTAAGAAAGAACAGCCGGATCACATGGGAATTAAACCCTTTGAATATGCTGTGCAAACTCAAAGAGAAAATATTATTAACCTTTTAAAAATGCAATAA
- a CDS encoding YceI family protein, whose amino-acid sequence MYNRLIILVALILGNLAFSQKYSTKTGTVHFEANVPLFEDVDAKNSSVATVLNIKTGDIASIAMNKNFKFKSALMEEHFNENYAESSKYPKAVFVGKIENYNLEELNTSPRSYTVSGSLTFHGVKNNVSSTAQIYRKDDKIYISGKFSAKPAEYNISIPSVIKKKIAETVNVDYNFELEKI is encoded by the coding sequence ATGTATAACAGACTCATCATTTTAGTAGCCTTGATTCTAGGAAATCTTGCGTTTTCACAGAAATACAGTACCAAGACCGGAACCGTACATTTTGAAGCAAATGTTCCGCTTTTCGAGGATGTAGATGCTAAAAATTCAAGCGTAGCGACTGTTTTAAATATAAAAACAGGTGATATTGCAAGCATCGCAATGAATAAGAACTTTAAGTTCAAAAGTGCACTCATGGAAGAACATTTCAATGAAAATTATGCTGAATCTTCAAAGTATCCGAAAGCAGTTTTTGTAGGAAAGATTGAAAATTACAATTTGGAGGAGCTTAATACTTCGCCCCGCAGCTATACGGTATCAGGATCACTTACATTTCATGGCGTGAAGAATAACGTTTCATCCACGGCACAAATTTACCGTAAGGATGATAAAATTTATATTTCAGGAAAATTTTCTGCAAAACCTGCGGAATATAATATCAGCATCCCAAGTGTAATTAAAAAGAAGATTGCAGAGACCGTGAATGTGGATTATAATTTTGAACTGGAGAAAATATGA
- a CDS encoding c-type cytochrome has product MKKPFNLLTILAFFAILGCDTRTYDDISEKVTLPATVTYTNDIKPLIATNCTVCHSPGGASGFFPLTDYTLVKNAIDNILDRVQRPNGDPQKMPQGGSLSQSSIDLLKKWKNDGLKE; this is encoded by the coding sequence ATGAAAAAACCGTTTAACCTATTAACGATCCTCGCTTTTTTTGCAATTCTCGGTTGTGATACCCGGACTTATGACGACATTTCAGAGAAAGTAACTCTTCCTGCAACGGTAACTTATACAAATGATATTAAACCGCTGATTGCTACCAACTGCACGGTATGCCATTCGCCCGGTGGAGCGTCTGGATTCTTTCCGCTTACGGATTACACGTTGGTTAAAAATGCTATTGATAATATTCTGGACAGGGTACAGCGGCCTAATGGGGATCCGCAAAAAATGCCTCAGGGCGGCAGTTTGTCTCAAAGTAGTATTGATCTTTTGAAAAAGTGGAAGAATGACGGTTTAAAAGAATAA
- a CDS encoding DUF5777 family beta-barrel protein: MIQKFTFLLFIFTGFAAFSQEDLLKEIDTVASAEIYQPSFKALQIVTGQSTKMPAEKEFYVDISHRFGDVSDGFKTFFGLDHATTKLGVIYGLTDGISLSAARHTYQKTYEFGTKYRLLKQVGEMPFDVVGYHVIDINSELDRDNYPNLRFSDRMAYLSQILISRRFSESFSMQLTPTYIHRNLINPEIENENLFAAGIGGRYKISKRVSLNAEYFLNMEDKNYYKNPLSVGMDIDTGGHIFQLVFTNSQPITEVGYISNATGNWEKGHFFFGFNLYRVF, encoded by the coding sequence ATGATACAGAAATTTACATTTTTGCTCTTTATTTTTACGGGTTTTGCAGCATTTTCACAGGAAGATTTACTGAAGGAGATCGACACAGTAGCGTCCGCAGAAATTTACCAACCCAGTTTCAAGGCGCTTCAGATTGTAACAGGACAATCAACAAAGATGCCGGCTGAGAAAGAATTTTATGTAGATATTTCTCACCGTTTCGGTGATGTAAGCGATGGGTTTAAAACTTTTTTTGGTCTTGATCACGCTACAACCAAATTGGGAGTAATTTATGGTTTAACGGATGGCATATCGCTTAGCGCTGCCAGACATACGTATCAGAAAACGTATGAATTTGGCACAAAATACCGGTTGCTGAAACAGGTGGGCGAAATGCCTTTTGACGTTGTTGGATATCATGTTATCGACATTAATTCCGAACTTGACCGGGATAATTATCCAAACCTGAGGTTCAGCGACCGTATGGCCTATTTGAGTCAGATCCTTATTTCCCGAAGATTCTCTGAAAGTTTCAGTATGCAGTTAACGCCTACTTATATCCACAGAAACCTCATAAATCCGGAGATTGAGAACGAAAATCTTTTTGCAGCAGGAATTGGCGGCAGATATAAAATATCAAAAAGAGTTTCATTGAATGCTGAATATTTTTTGAACATGGAGGATAAAAATTATTATAAGAATCCTTTATCTGTGGGAATGGATATTGATACGGGCGGTCACATTTTTCAGTTGGTTTTTACGAATTCGCAACCGATTACTGAAGTTGGATACATCAGCAACGCTACCGGAAACTGGGAGAAAGGTCATTTCTTTTTCGGCTTCAATTTATACCGTGTTTTCTAA